In Saccharomyces kudriavzevii IFO 1802 strain IFO1802 genome assembly, chromosome: 9, the following proteins share a genomic window:
- the KTR7 gene encoding putative mannosyltransferase (similar to Saccharomyces cerevisiae KTR7 (YIL085C) and KTR5 (YNL029C); ancestral locus Anc_2.300), with protein MAINLKPKVRRLLLDKRQQKRYVFLLMAFVFTILYRMGKWPFASKNIALDPHNLPYSFQDYSGKDEPFFRGCTDTNLYLQDPDYAKMNASFVMLTRNEELGDVLKTMRSIEGHFNQWFGYPYVFLNDRPFTDHFKGQIQAATNATVEFGTINETAWEFPAEVRDSLLFKTALEDQNDRGIMYGNMESYHKMCRFYSGLFYKHPLVSKYEWYWRIEPDVDFFCDISYDPFLEMAKNNKKYGFTVLITELYWTVPNLFRTTKSFIRKTAGLKENLGTLWKLFTFNYNILDTEDEEISRWVNYPSDAKPKLTEKLMVDFLLENRGQLDNEEDLEGIQYLVERARSKMPLMEDSIEGEDYNLCHFWSNFEIARVDLFDNEVYNAYFKYLEESNGFWTERWGDAPIHSIGLGMILDLEDVHYFRDIGYRHSSLEHCPKNAIQGESNSGEFDDGFDFGCGCRCVCPKNEEDIEDNSTPCMDIFFELLQGKEYEKDFPGCYKPSIKDKDVIEEIRRDNFRVIE; from the coding sequence ATGGCGATCAATTTAAAGCCAAAAGTGAGAAGACTCTTGCTGGATAAGCGTCAACAAAAGCGatatgtttttcttttgatggCATTCGTCTTCACGATACTGTACCGTATGGGCAAGTGGCCGTTTGCCTCAAAGAATATTGCGCTTGATCCGCATAATTTGCCTTACTCCTTCCAGGATTATTCGGGCAAAGATGAGCCATTTTTCCGGGGCTGCACTGATACAAATCTGTATTTACAAGACCCAGATTATGCCAAAATGAACGCATCTTTTGTTATGCTTACAAGAAACGAAGAATTAGGCGATGTACTGAAAACTATGAGAAGTATAGAGGGCCATTTTAATCAATGGTTTGGGTATCCATACgtgtttttgaatgataGACCATTTACAGATCATTTTAAGGGTCAAATTCAAGCTGCAACTAATGCCACTGTCGAGTTTGGCACTATTAATGAAACTGCATGGGAATTTCCTGCTGAAGTGCGCGATTCATTACTGTTCAAGACTGCATTGGAAGATCAGAATGATCGAGGAATAATGTACGGTAATATGGAATCATACCACAAGATGTGCCGATTTTATTCCGGACTGTTTTACAAGCATCCATTAGTCTCTAAGTATGAATGGTACTGGAGGATAGAGCCAGATGTTGACTTTTTTTGTGACATCTCGTACGACCCTTTTCTAGAGATGgccaaaaataataagaaaTACGGGTTCACCGTATTGATAACTGAATTGTACTGGACTGTTCCCAATTTGTTTAGAACAACAAAGAGTTTCATCAGGAAAACAGCAGGTTTGAAGGAGAACCTGGGTACACTATGGAAATTGTTTACATTTAATTATAATATTCTAGACacagaagatgaagaaatctcTAGATGGGTAAATTATCCGTCAGATGCGAAACCGAAATTGACTGAAAAGTTGATGGTAGACTTCTTACTGGAGAACCGGGGCCAActtgataatgaagaagatttggaAGGTATACAATATCTGGTGGAAAGGGCTCGTTCTAAGATGCCATTGATGGAAGATTCCATTGAGGGAGAAGACTACAATTTGTGCCATTTTTGGagtaattttgaaattgctcGCGTCGATTTATTCGATAATGAAGTCTACAACGCttatttcaaatatttggaaGAATCGAACGGTTTCTGGACCGAAAGATGGGGGGACGCACCAATTCATTCGATCGGATTAGGAATGATTCTGGACCTAGAAGACGTACATTATTTTAGGGACATTGGTTATAGACATTCATCCCTGGAACATTGCCCAAAAAATGCCATACAAGGCGAGAGCAATTCTGGCGAATTTGATGACGGCTTTGACTTCGGATGTGGGTGTCGATGTGTCTGTCctaaaaatgaagaagatatcgAAGATAATTCTACTCCCTGCatggatatttttttcgagTTACTTCAAGGCAAAGAATACGAGAAGGATTTCCCAGGGTGCTATAAGCCGTCCATAAAAGACAAGGACGTGATCGAAGAAATTAGGAGAGATAATTTTAGAGTAATTGAATAG
- the AVT7 gene encoding Avt7p (similar to Saccharomyces cerevisiae AVT7 (YIL088C); ancestral locus Anc_2.295) translates to MEPSSSALSSTANLVKTIVGAGTLAIPYSFKSDGVLVGVLLTLLAAVTSGLGLFVLSKCSKTLINPRNSSFFTLCMLTYPTLAPIFDLAMIVQCFGVGLSYLVLIGDLFPGLFGGERNYWVIASTAIIIPLCLVKKLDQLKYSSILGLFALAYISILVFSHFVFELAKGELTEVLKNDVSWWKIHDFKGLLSTFSIIIFAYTGSMNLFPMINELKDNSMGNITLVINNSISLSTALFLIVGLSGYLTFGNSTLGNLILNYDPNSVWIIIGKFCLGSMLILSFPLLFQPLRVAVNNVIIWIEITFGNADPEEDPQVSEYTRASDLRPISMTVEDPTQSNNALEAASYDAQDRLLPNGTFGNGSIESQDNSNNERGTMAVPTDNEHHAPFVRSRFYLITALLLISMYTLALSVESFALVLSLVGATGSTSISFTIPGLLGYKLIGSDSLAVGKMIPPRDRFYKRCSLFLIFYGLSVMFLSLYITLFNNSDEA, encoded by the coding sequence ATGGAGCCTTCATCGAGTGCCCTTTCGTCCACAGCGAATTTAGTTAAAACAATAGTCGGCGCTGGTACATTAGCCATTCCGTACAGTTTTAAAAGTGACGGGGTACTAGTAGGCGTTCTCTTGACATTATTAGCTGCGGTGACATCCGGACTGGGTCTCTTCGTGCTTTCCAAATGTTCCAAGACTTTAATCAACCCAAGAaactcttctttctttaccTTATGCATGCTCACTTATCCCACTTTAGCCCCCATATTTGACCTGGCTATGATCGTTCAATGTTTTGGTGTTGGGTTGAGTTATTTGGTCCTTATCGGCGATCTCTTTCCGGGACTATTTGGCGGAGAGAGAAACTATTGGGTAATTGCATCTACTGCGATCATTATACCTTTGTGTTTAGTGAAAAAACTAGATCaattgaaatattcaagTATACTGGGTCTTTTTGCATTAGCCTACATATCAATTTTAGTCTTTAGTCATTTTGTGTTTGAGCTGGCGAAGGGTGAGCTAACCGAAGTATTAAAAAACGACGTATCCTGGTGGAAAATCCACGATTTCAAGGGTTTATTATCAACTTTTAGCATCATAATTTTCGCTTATACGGGCTCAATGAACCTATTCCCCATGATAAATGAACTAAAGGACAACAGCATGGGAAATATTACTTTAGTTATCAATAACTCGATATCTCTGTCAACAGCACTATTTCTGATTGTCGGCTTATCAGGATATCTAACCTTTGGCAACAGTACCCTGGGCAATTTAATATTAAATTACGATCCTAACTCAGTTTGGATAATAATTGGTAAATTTTGCCTAGGATCAATGCTAATCCTGTCGTTCCCTCTTCTATTTCAGCCCTTACGTGTAGCCGTCAATAATGTTATAATCTGGATCGAGATAACTTTTGGTAACGCCGATCCGGAAGAGGACCCACAAGTTTCCGAATACACGCGAGCTTCTGATTTAAGACCGATTAGTATGACCGTCGAAGATCCCACCCAGTCTAATAATGCGCTGGAGGCAGCGTCATATGATGCACAAGACCGTTTACTACCCAACGGAACCTTCGGAAATGGCTCAATTGAGAGTCAAGATAACAGTAATAATGAAAGAGGCACCATGGCAGTCCCCACGGATAATGAACATCATGCACCCTTTGTTAGGTCTAGATTTTACTTGATTACTGCATTACTTTTGATAAGTATGTACACGTTGGCATTATCCGTCGAGTCATTTGCATTGGTCCTTTCCTTAGTGGGAGCCACAGGTTCAACATCAATCTCATTCACCATACCTGGCTTATTAGGGTATAAGCTAATTGGTTCTGACTCTTTAGCCGTTGGGAAAATGATCCCACCAAGAGATAGGTTTTATAAAAGGTGTAgcttgtttttgatattttacGGGTTATCCGTGATGTTTCTATCCCTGTACATCACTTTATTTAATAATTCAGATGAAGCCTAA
- the CAB2 gene encoding phosphopantothenate--cysteine ligase CAB2 (similar to Saccharomyces cerevisiae CAB2 (YIL083C); ancestral locus Anc_2.305): MPPLPVLNRPQIHTSVTEISHAIDRTIKEELFPVAYTTEEEQYFKTNPKPAYIDELIKDAKEFIDLQYSLNRDKIVLITSGGTTVPLENNTVRFIDNFSAGTRGASSAEQFLANGYSVIFLHREFSLTPYNRSFSHSIDTLFLDYIDSEGKIKPEFSENVLKNKRLYEKYMEQEEKLLLLPFTTVNQYLWSLKSIARLLNNSGCLFYLAAAVSDFFVPYSRLPQHKIQSGDNGKMGANNDTEGTTRTTSDGKLIVNLDPVPKFLRRLVESWATQAMIVSFKLETDESMLLYKSTQALDRYNHQLVIGNLLQTRNKQVIFVSPGNRKGDWVRLDENHHSIEEMIIPEVIARHDQWVAQSKTKSATKQT; the protein is encoded by the coding sequence ATGCCGCCTTTACCTGTACTTAACAGACCTCAAATTCATACGTCAGTCACTGAAATAAGTCATGCCATCGATCGTACAATCAAGGAGGAACTGTTTCCAGTTGCCTATACCACTGAGGAAGAACAGTATTTCAAGACTAACCCAAAACCAGCTTATATCGATGAATTGATAAAGGATGCTAAAGAGTTTATTGATTTGCAGTATTCCTTGAACCGTGACAAAATAGTTCTTATTACCTCCGGCGGTACTACTGTTCCATTGGAGAACAATACGGTGCGTTTTATTGACAACTTCTCTGCTGGTACTCGTGGTGCATCCAGCGCCGAACAGTTTTTAGCCAATGGGTACAGTGttatatttcttcataGGGAATTTTCATTGACTCCGTATAATAGGTCCTTCTCCCATAGCATTGACACTCTGTTTTTAGATTACATTGATTCTGAAGGCAAGATCAAGCCGGAGTTTTCTGAGAAcgttttgaagaacaaaagacTATATGAAAAGTACatggaacaagaagagaaactACTTTTGTTACCGTTCACCACTGTAAACCAATACCTGTGGTCGTTGAAAAGTATAGCCAGGCTATTGAACAATAGTGGTTGCCTCTTTTATTTAGCTGCAGCTGTCagtgatttttttgttccaTATTCAAGACTACCTCAACACAAGATTCAATCAGGAGATAATGGTAAAATGGGAGCAAATAATGACACTGAGGGCACGACTAGGACTACCTCCGATGGTAAACTAATAGTTAACCTGGACCCCGTTCCTAAGTTTTTGAGAAGACTTGTGGAATCGTGGGCCACTCAAGCTATGATTGTTTCGTTCAAGTTAGAAACCGATGAATCCATGCTACTGTACAAATCCACACAGGCGCTAGATAGATATAACCATCAACTAGTCATCGGAAACCTGTTGCAGACCAGGAACAAACAAGTCATCTTCGTATCTCCTGGAAACAGGAAGGGAGACTGGGTACGCTTAGATGAGAATCATCATAGCATCGAAGAGATGATAATTCCAGAGGTCATCGCACGCCATGATCAATGGGTAGCACAATCAAAAACCAAGTCAGCTACAAAGCAGACTTAA
- the AIR1 gene encoding TRAMP complex RNA-binding subunit (similar to Saccharomyces cerevisiae AIR1 (YIL079C) and AIR2 (YDL175C); ancestral locus Anc_7.281) has translation MSTLLSEVESMDTLSYVKDTTATAGDPSSSTKLLAPSIQDVDADPEELRTLRGQGRYFGIRDYDADGAIMEAEPKCNNCSQRGHLKRNCPHVICTYCGFMDDHYSQHCPKAIICSNCNANGHYKSQCPHKWKKVFCTQCNSKRHSRERCPSIWRSYLLKTKDLSNGKLDFETVFCYNCGEGGHFGDDCAERRSSRVPNTDGSAFCGDNLAVEFKQHYFNQLKSHTREASERQMAEDDDNDQGFNLYDYEYNDDAYDFPGSRNYRDKMKWKNKIQSAGNSNGNGNSNGNNSYNNSNNKKKRSPFGPQNYKVTKNKKVHTHPLDFPRTPQNYRTGDYSSSSNYNRQEFPRGPKNKRGQSYSNKGQRNGRY, from the coding sequence ATGTCGACGTTATTATCCGAGGTGGAAAGCATGGATACTTTGTCGTATGTGAAGGATACAACGGCAACAGCAGGCGATCCGTCATCATCTACTAAATTGTTGGCTCCATCTATACAGGATGTGGATGCTGACCCAGAGGAACTGAGAACACTGCGTGGCCAAGGACGTTACTTCGGAATAAGGGATTACGATGCAGATGGCGCAATAATGGAAGCTGAACCCAAATGTAATAATTGCTCGCAAAGAGGCCATTTGAAGAGGAATTGCCCTCATGTAATATGTACTTATTGTGGATTTATGGATGACCATTATTCACAGCACTGCCCCAAAGCTATCATTTGTTCTAATTGTAATGCGAATGGCCATTATAAATCACAGTGTCCTCataaatggaaaaaagtgtTCTGCACGCAATGTAATAGTAAGAGACATTCGAGAGAGAGATGTCCCAGTATTTGGAGGTcttatttgttgaaaacCAAAGATTTGAGCAATGGAAAGCTTGACTTTGAAACCGTTTTCTGCTACAACTGTGGGGAAGGCGGCCATTTTGGCGATGATTGTGCGGAAAGAAGATCATCCAGAGTGCCGAACACCGATGGAAGTGCGTTTTGCGGTGACAACTTAGCGGTTGAATTCAAGCAACACTACTTCAACCAATTGAAGAGCCATACGAGAGAAGCCTCCGAAAGACAGATGGCCGAAGATGACGATAACGACCAAGGATTCAACCTCTACGATTATGAATATAACGACGATGCGTATGACTTCCCCGGTTCAAGGAATTATAGAGATAAaatgaaatggaagaaCAAGATACAATCTGCAGGAAATAGTAATGGTAATGGTAATAGTAATGGTAACAATAGttataataatagtaataacaagaaaaaaaggtcaCCGTTTGGCCCACAGAATTACAAAGTGacgaaaaataaaaaagtgCATACACATCCTTTAGATTTCCCCAGGACACCCCAAAACTACAGAACAGGTGATTATTCTAGCAGTTCTAACTATAACAGACAAGAATTTCCAAGGGGACCTAAGAACAAAAGGGGCCAGTCTTACTCTAACAAAGGCCAAAGAAATGGACGttattaa
- the AIM19 gene encoding Aim19p (similar to Saccharomyces cerevisiae AIM19 (YIL087C); ancestral locus Anc_2.297), with product MSANPTPDDAKDEVLSPFRRLYGLTKTPYPALVSAALLASTPVLSPSLKVPSTQPPALSIPMFRVFSRSPTPRIGITTKTALFFSTMQAIGAYMIYDNDLENGAGFIATWSALYLIVGGKKSFSALRYGRTWPLVLSSVSLANAVLYGQRFLATGFQ from the coding sequence ATGTCTGCGAATCCCACTCCTGATGATGCTAAGGATGAAGTTCTGTCGCCATTCCGCCGACTATACGGTTTAACAAAGACCCCTTATCCAGCACTTGTCAGTGCGGCACTACTAGCGTCAACACCAGTACTATCtccatctttgaaagtcCCTTCAACACAGCCTCCCGCTCTTTCAATACCAATGTTCAGAGTATTTTCTAGATCACCTACTCCTAGGATTGGTATAACTACTAAGACggccctttttttttctacgATGCAAGCTATAGGGGCATACATGATCTATGACAACGACTTGGAGAATGGAGCTGGCTTCATTGCTACATGGTCTGCCCTGTACTTGATCGTGGGTGgcaaaaaatctttcagTGCGTTAAGATATGGAAGAACTTGGCCATTGGTGCTATCGTCCGTATCATTGGCAAACGCCGTTCTTTACGGTCAAAGATTCCTTGCCACTGGGTTCCAATGA
- the SKDI09G0805 gene encoding uncharacterized protein (similar to Saccharomyces cerevisiae YIL089W) — MMESTKEMEPSVTINQEEIPRSKFFRIVEKLSKVADIVYATNTFLIPSLSPLEEQYPKVFAIMSVQGFLGSIAIFIFVVHEFLLLKNGFYEQQFYRKPKRCSKNICSRCVASIRHPKWFKMKHVLLCLGTFSSGVYSLVKIDIFFKTDQNIHLSRLIRLFFWQLNAVVDFLLFTYYGDQLEAHSVSLDVNDSSFEKEPLLGHEMV; from the coding sequence ATGATGGAAAGTACAAAAGAGATGGAACCTAGTGTTACTAtaaatcaagaagaaataccCAGATCCAAGTTTTTTCGGatcgttgaaaaattatctaAGGTCGCTGATATTGTTTATGCAACCAATACCTTCCTGATTCCATCATTGTCCCCTTTGGAAGAACAGTATCCAAAAGTGTTTGCGATTATGAGTGTACAAGGTTTCCTAGGTTCAATAgcaattttcattttcgtaGTGCATGAATTTTTACTATTAAAAAATGGCTTCTACGAGCAGCAATTCTATAGAAAGCCAAAGAGGTGCTCGAAAAACATATGCTCTCGCTGTGTTGCTAGTATTCGTCATCCTAAATGGTTCAAGATGAAGCATGTGCTACTATGCTTAGGAACGTTCTCTTCCGGGGTTTATTCCTTAGTAAAAATtgacatatttttcaaaactgatcaaaatattcacttAAGCAGACTAATACggctttttttctggcAACTTAATGCAGTTGTTGATTTCCTGTTATTCACTTATTATGGAGACCAACTAGAAGCGCACAGCGTGTCTCTTGATGTAAACGACAGTTCCTTTGAGAAGGAACCACTCCTGGGCCATGAAATGGTGTAA
- the SDS3 gene encoding Sds3p (similar to Saccharomyces cerevisiae SDS3 (YIL084C); ancestral locus Anc_2.301) encodes MAIQKIGNKDLSRKDKRRFNIESKVSKIYQNFYFERDSQYKDRLTALQTDLTSLHQGDNGQYARQVRDLEEGRDLELVRLRLFEEYRVSRSGIEFQEDIEKAKAEHEKLIKLCKERLYSSIEQKIKKLQEERLLMDVANIHSYAMNYSRPQYQKNTRSHTVSGWDSSSNEYGRDTANESATDAGAGNDRRTLRKRNASKEVRGTINNQEESDFQTGNGSGSNGQDSKQGSQFPHFNNLGYKSGVASDSDFLQGINEGTDLYAFLFGEKNAKDNTNGNEKKKNRGAQRYSTKTAPPLQSLNPDEVTEDISLIRELTGQPPAPFKLRSD; translated from the coding sequence ATGgctattcaaaaaattggtaaCAAGGATTTGTCCCGCAAGgacaaaagaagattcaATATCGAATCGAAAGTGAGCAagatttatcaaaatttcTATTTTGAGAGGGATAGCCAATATAAAGATAGGCTGACAGCGTTGCAGACAGATTTAACTTCCTTGCATCAAGGTGATAACGGTCAATATGCTCGTCAAGTACGAGACTTGGAGGAAGGGCGAGATCTAGAGTTGGTCAGATTGCGCCTTTTCGAAGAGTACCGTGTCTCTCGTTCTGGTATCgaatttcaagaagataTCGAAAAAGCCAAGGCAGAACATGAAAAGCTCATCAAATTGTGCAAGGAAAGACTTTATTCGTCTatagaacaaaaaataaagaaactaCAGGAAGAAAGATTACTGATGGATGTGGCCAATATACACTCCTACGCCATGAATTATAGCAGGCCGCAATACCAGAAAAACACCAGGAGTCACACTGTAAGTGGTTGGGACTCCTCATCTAATGAGTACGGAAGAGATACAGCTAACGAAAGCGCTACTGACGCAGGTGCTGGGAATGATCGAAGAAcattaagaaaaagaaacgctTCTAAGGAAGTAAGAGGTACCATCAATAATCAAGAAGAATCTGATTTCCAGACTGGTAATGGTTCTGGAAGCAATGGCCAGGATTCTAAACAGGGGTCCCAATTCCCCCATTTTAACAACTTAGGCTACAAGTCAGGCGTGGCCTCTGACTCGGACTTCCTACAAGGTATAAACGAAGGCACTGACCTGTATGCATTTCTATTCGGCGAGAAGAATGCCAAAGACAACACCAATGgcaatgaaaagaaaaaaaaccgtGGGGCCCAACGATACTCCACTAAAACTGCGCCGCCTTTGCAATCTCTGAATCCAGACGAGGTCACTGAGGACATTTCCTTGATTAGGGAACTAACAGGCCAGCCTCCAGCACCTTTCAAACTAAGATCCGACTAA
- the ICE2 gene encoding Ice2p (similar to Saccharomyces cerevisiae ICE2 (YIL090W); ancestral locus Anc_2.293): protein MTSLSKSFMQSGRVCAACFYLLFTLLSIPISFKVGGLECGLSFTVTLFTLYFITTTLNVLAKRHGGKLYIFLTNCLYYSQHFVIASLLYLFLSGFSNDELGNVLKNRSNESESFLDALKDSLNSNQINYVLYYYYYRFVVQPWQFVLTKSTPFFTLSEGFFTILAIQAVGETNRWLSNDLNSNTWIISSLLASGGVITASLYYLYRIYVTPIWPLSIQTASLLGFVLSMVCGLGLYGIVSQKGSVIESSLFFAYIVRCIYEISPKLATTATDEILDLFKDVWQKHQRNLPTADNLLCYFHNVVLKNAEMLWGSFIPRGRKKTGDFHDKIISILSFEKVSLISRPFWKFFKNFTFSVPLSINEFCQVTIKMASESVSPAIVINLCFRVLMFYSATRIIPALQRKNDKQLRKSRRIMRGLYWYSPCILIAMYTHLILQYSGELKKDLCIWGCSEKWFGAEQPEIIVDSWGFWNWCNIFCTILVYATELIGSGS, encoded by the coding sequence ATGACCAGCTTATCCAAAAGCTTCATGCAGAGTGGAAGAGTCTGTGCAGCGTGTTTCTACCTGTTATTCACACTACTTTCAATTCCAATCTCGTTCAAAGTCGGCGGTTTGGAGTGTGGTCTTTCCTTTACAGTGACGCTGTTCACTTTGTATTTCATAACTACAACGCTGAATGTGTTGGCGAAACGACACGGAGGAAAGctatacatttttttgaccAACTGCCTGTATTATTCACAACATTTCGTCATTGCATCtttattatatttgttCTTATCCGGATTCTCTAACGATGAATTAGGAAACGTCCTGAAAAATAGATCTAATGAGTCGGAGTCGTTTTTGGATGCTTTGAAGGATAGCCTGAATTCGAATCAAATCAACTATGTGctatattattattactatcGATTTGTTGTTCAACCATGGCAATTCGTACTTACCAAGTCTACGCCTTTTTTCACTCTATCAGAGGGTTTTTTCACTATTTTAGCCATTCAGGCCGTCGGGGAAACTAACAGATGGTTATCGAATGACCTGAATTCAAACACGTGGATTATTTCGTCATTACTGGCTTCTGGAGGTGTGATCACTGCTTCACTTTATTATTTGTATCGGATTTATGTGACCCCGATATGGCCACTATCCATCCAAACAGCATCCCTATTAGGATTTGTTTTGTCGATGGTATGTGGGTTGGGTTTATATGGTATTGTGAGTCAAAAAGGATCCGTTATAGAAagttcattattttttgcgTATATTGTTCGTTGCATTTATGAAATTTCGCCCAAGTTAGCTACTACGGCAACCGATGAAATTCTAGATTTGTTCAAAGACGTTTGGCAAAAGCACCAAAGAAACTTGCCAACGGCGGATAATCTTTTATGCTACTTCCATAATGTTGTATTGAAAAATGCCGAAATGTTATGGGGGTCCTTCATACCcagaggaagaaagaaaactggCGATTTCCATGATAAAATCATTAGTATTTtgtcatttgaaaaagtatcGTTGATATCTAGAccattttggaaattttttaagAATTTTACCTTTAGCGTTCCGCTATCCATTAATGAGTTTTGTCAAGTCACGATTAAGATGGCAAGCGAATCAGTTTCACCCGCCATAGTCATCAATTTATGCTTCAGAGTTCTTATGTTTTACTCAGCAACGAGAATTATACCAGCAttacaaagaaagaatgacAAGCAGTTACGCAAGAGTCGTCGGATCATGAGGGGATTATATTGGTATAGTCCCTGTATCCTAATCGCTATGTATACGCATTTGATTTTGCAATATTCCGGTGAGCTAAAGAAAGACTTATGTATATGGGGTTGCAGTGAGAAGTGGTTCGGCGCAGAGCAGCCAGAAATTATAGTAGATTCATGGGGGTTCTGGAATTGGTGCAATATTTTCTGTACTATTTTGGTATACGCTACTGAATTAATCGGATCTGGTAGTTGA